One window from the genome of Gimesia aquarii encodes:
- a CDS encoding tripartite tricarboxylate transporter permease → MDPTFVTALQNIVSPEVLLVIFLSAVYGLFVGSIPGLTATMAVALLIPLTFYLDNLSAIAAIVTLEACSIFAGDIPTTLVRIPGTPSSAAYTDDAYSLTQRGLHETSLGVSLVFSVAGGLFGALVLILAAPQLAKIAFHFTTYEYFWLYVLGLSCAAIVSTGSRLKGALALMIGLMFSTVGLSEVHSIPRFTFGFDELFTGINFIPAMIGLFGLSEVFRNCLTSKTDEESKRLASAAISEDDKSWFKHLKPVFGGVLPHLWKRKLSWFRSSCIGSTIGMIPGAGADIAAWISYAVSKKSSKTPEEYGKGSLDAVGDATSANNSALAGAWIPALVLGIPGDSVTAIVIGVLLMKNITPGPEIFNNADQLVLVHGIYLTFIIANLLLIPLGFLAIRSGSQLVRVPRRILMPLILMFCVVGSYSINGSYFDVWVMLGMGIIGFVLEVFAIPLGPVVLGIILGGQLEQTFVQNLTKDDSLLSFFNRPISAGLGIFCIALWLVPVFMPLLRKKWQSAN, encoded by the coding sequence ATGGATCCAACATTCGTTACTGCATTACAGAATATTGTTTCACCGGAAGTGTTACTGGTTATCTTTCTGTCCGCCGTATATGGTCTGTTTGTGGGATCGATTCCCGGTCTTACGGCGACAATGGCGGTTGCTCTACTGATTCCATTGACATTTTATCTCGATAACTTATCTGCGATCGCTGCGATTGTAACTTTGGAAGCCTGCAGCATCTTTGCGGGAGACATTCCCACCACGCTCGTCCGCATACCGGGAACCCCTTCCTCAGCAGCATATACCGACGATGCCTACTCACTCACACAACGCGGCTTACACGAGACTTCATTGGGAGTCTCTTTGGTTTTCAGTGTCGCCGGTGGATTATTCGGCGCGCTGGTTTTGATCTTGGCGGCCCCTCAGTTAGCGAAAATCGCATTCCACTTTACGACCTACGAATATTTCTGGTTGTACGTACTCGGCTTGAGTTGTGCCGCCATTGTTTCGACAGGATCGCGTCTCAAAGGTGCGCTGGCACTCATGATCGGTTTGATGTTCTCAACGGTTGGCTTGAGTGAAGTCCACAGCATCCCCCGTTTTACGTTTGGCTTTGATGAATTATTTACCGGTATCAATTTCATTCCCGCGATGATCGGCCTGTTTGGTCTTTCTGAAGTCTTCAGAAATTGTTTGACATCGAAGACCGATGAAGAATCCAAACGCCTGGCATCAGCGGCGATTTCTGAAGATGACAAGTCCTGGTTCAAACATTTGAAGCCTGTATTTGGCGGCGTATTACCGCATCTCTGGAAACGAAAATTGAGTTGGTTTCGTTCCAGTTGTATTGGATCAACCATTGGCATGATTCCCGGAGCCGGTGCCGACATTGCGGCCTGGATTTCATATGCCGTTTCCAAAAAGTCATCTAAGACTCCTGAAGAATACGGCAAAGGATCGCTCGATGCCGTGGGTGATGCCACGAGTGCGAATAATTCCGCGCTGGCGGGAGCCTGGATTCCCGCGCTCGTCTTAGGTATTCCGGGTGACTCGGTGACTGCGATTGTAATCGGTGTGTTATTAATGAAAAACATCACTCCCGGCCCTGAGATTTTTAATAACGCCGATCAGCTGGTACTCGTACATGGAATTTATCTCACGTTTATCATTGCTAATTTATTGTTGATTCCGCTCGGCTTCCTGGCCATTCGTAGTGGCTCACAACTGGTACGCGTGCCACGCCGTATCTTGATGCCTTTGATTTTGATGTTTTGTGTGGTTGGCTCGTATTCAATCAATGGAAGTTACTTTGATGTCTGGGTCATGCTGGGGATGGGGATCATTGGATTTGTACTCGAAGTCTTTGCGATTCCCCTCGGCCCGGTTGTATTGGGAATTATTCTCGGCGGACAGTTGGAACAAACCTTTGTGCAAAATTTAACCAAGGATGATAGCCTGTTGTCATTTTTCAATCGTCCCATTTCTGCGGGGTTGGGAATTTTCTGCATCGCTCTTTGGCTGGTTCCTGTATTCATGCCGCTGCTCAGAAAAAAATGGCAGAGTGCCAACTAG
- a CDS encoding tripartite tricarboxylate transporter substrate-binding protein translates to MNQRTMRYVTVGLKPLLLLSLLWGGCSSSSIENYPDRPISIICPWSVGGATDRTSRQLAVFLEQELGVPVNVINATGGRGVTGHSRGLKARPDGYTLAIITGELNMLHWQDLTSLTHQDAIPIMSLVDGAAAVFVKKDSPFQSMQELQDFVKENPGKLTATGTASGGIWHLALAGWLDFSGLNADDIKWIPMNGAGPSLQELASGGVDLVCCSLPEAKTLYESGQVRCLGVMAEESLAEFQDVPTFRSQGMDWSISGWNGLALPVGTPPSIVDKISKVVKKITSGETTLQGKTFPELMQAAGLSTKYRANDEYAQFLETNDKTLGKLLTSDAFSQMSSRGTGPLVFPGLLAVAICVILGCLGVQKKVHALAPDVSKDTVTKQGVVNTVLILLGIVAYLLFAEELGFILTAGAILFLLLWKLGTRWWMSALITLLFIPGIYTLFAQLLRVPLPQGVLGW, encoded by the coding sequence ATGAATCAACGTACGATGCGCTACGTGACAGTTGGATTAAAGCCCTTGCTACTGCTTTCTCTCCTTTGGGGAGGCTGTTCTTCCAGTTCAATTGAAAATTATCCAGATCGGCCGATTTCCATTATCTGCCCCTGGTCAGTCGGCGGAGCGACAGATCGCACCTCACGTCAGTTGGCTGTGTTTCTGGAGCAGGAACTGGGAGTTCCCGTTAATGTAATCAACGCGACGGGAGGACGTGGAGTCACCGGTCATAGTCGTGGCTTAAAGGCCCGTCCTGATGGATATACCCTGGCCATCATCACCGGCGAATTAAATATGTTGCATTGGCAGGATCTGACGTCGCTGACGCATCAAGATGCGATTCCGATTATGTCCCTTGTGGACGGTGCGGCTGCGGTTTTTGTGAAAAAAGATTCTCCCTTTCAGAGCATGCAGGAACTGCAAGATTTTGTAAAGGAGAATCCCGGAAAATTAACGGCAACGGGAACAGCCAGCGGTGGAATCTGGCATCTTGCATTAGCAGGCTGGCTTGATTTCAGTGGTTTGAACGCAGACGACATTAAATGGATTCCCATGAATGGAGCTGGTCCCTCTTTGCAGGAACTGGCCAGTGGCGGAGTGGATTTAGTGTGTTGCAGTCTGCCGGAAGCGAAGACCTTGTACGAGTCTGGTCAGGTGCGCTGCCTGGGTGTGATGGCTGAAGAATCGCTGGCCGAGTTTCAGGACGTTCCTACATTTCGTTCGCAGGGTATGGATTGGTCGATCTCAGGTTGGAATGGACTGGCGCTGCCTGTGGGAACCCCTCCGTCCATTGTTGATAAAATCTCGAAGGTCGTCAAAAAAATCACCAGCGGTGAAACAACCTTGCAGGGGAAAACATTTCCTGAACTGATGCAAGCTGCTGGCTTGAGTACAAAGTATCGGGCCAATGATGAGTACGCACAGTTCCTGGAGACCAACGATAAAACGCTGGGGAAACTGTTAACCAGCGATGCGTTTTCTCAGATGTCATCTCGGGGAACTGGTCCACTCGTCTTTCCCGGATTATTGGCAGTGGCCATCTGTGTGATTTTAGGTTGCCTGGGAGTTCAGAAAAAAGTTCATGCCCTTGCCCCCGATGTGTCAAAGGATACGGTGACGAAGCAGGGAGTGGTGAATACCGTGTTGATTCTGTTGGGAATCGTAGCTTATTTGCTGTTTGCAGAAGAGCTTGGCTTTATTCTCACTGCCGGAGCGATTCTCTTTCTATTGTTATGGAAATTGGGAACGCGCTGGTGGATGAGCGCATTGATCACACTCCTGTTTATTCCGGGAATTTATACATTGTTTGCCCAGCTCTTGCGCGTCCCTTTACCGCAGGGCGTTTTAGGTTGGTAG
- a CDS encoding DUF1592 domain-containing protein gives MRMIETIFRLSQPKHLVHMLCVFGSLLFVMNAVSANASDIRVEKSKKQFESQIKPLLTKYCLDCHTGEEAEAGLSLEKYTTRSSILKHREAWEKIVQRIQIQSMPPKDAGALPTDSEREAILEWFDEALYGIDCSSDVNPGRVTIRRLNRNEYNNTIRDLLGVDFKPAQNFPSDDVGYGFDNIGDVLSLPPLLMEKYLDAAEQISEKAIYANTADSFPWTEIPEKNFSKKGAVTLRKRSAGFHSRGTLTGIINLKEPGKYELQIEAAQTPSGTEAAKMEVKLNGKLLKTFQVKASRDDPDKYTLPKPLSLPKGKHTLAISFLNDFYDPKGPPRKRDRNLYVYNVKYRGPLGKLPTNLPAFHTKIITCTPGAGRSVRYCAERVMRRFSERAFRRPVSREEIRPIVELVEATVKSGNTFEQGIQVGIQAVLVSPHFLFRIEGIRDLARSRSNQIQNISHYEIATRLSYFLWSSMPDDKLFELAKQGRLNQPRTLQVQVKRMLKDPKSEAFIKNFAGQWLNLRNLEDLSPDPRKFRVFNGKLKNDMRRETEEFFAYIMREDRSVIEFINADYTFMNERLAKFYGNDRVKGEAFQKVTLDKTKRAGLITQASILTLTSNPGRTSPVKRGKWIMETILGTPPPAPPPNVPELEESAGAKKNATLREQLALHRKIPGCAACHDQMDPLGLGFENFDAIGRWRTKEGRRKIDSSGQLPNGQSFKSPIELIAILEQQKQGFCRSLTEKMLTYAIGRGLEYYDKCAIDEITTNFTAKGYRFSALVTEIALSDPFLKRQRGSHDD, from the coding sequence ATGCGAATGATCGAAACCATTTTCCGATTATCTCAACCTAAGCATTTGGTGCATATGCTCTGCGTCTTTGGTTCTTTGTTATTCGTGATGAACGCAGTTTCGGCAAACGCATCTGATATCCGTGTTGAAAAATCCAAAAAACAGTTTGAATCACAAATCAAACCGCTTCTCACGAAATACTGCCTGGATTGCCATACCGGTGAAGAGGCGGAAGCAGGTCTATCCCTCGAAAAATACACAACCCGTTCCAGCATTCTGAAACATCGGGAAGCCTGGGAAAAGATTGTTCAGCGCATTCAGATTCAATCGATGCCTCCCAAAGATGCAGGCGCTCTACCAACTGATTCAGAACGTGAAGCCATTCTTGAATGGTTTGACGAAGCTTTATACGGAATTGACTGCTCTAGTGATGTCAATCCTGGTCGTGTGACGATCAGACGGCTGAATCGAAACGAATACAATAATACGATTCGCGACCTGCTGGGTGTTGACTTCAAACCTGCCCAAAACTTTCCCTCAGATGATGTTGGATATGGATTTGACAATATTGGCGATGTACTGTCCTTGCCACCACTGTTGATGGAAAAATACTTAGACGCCGCAGAACAGATTTCAGAGAAAGCCATTTACGCAAACACAGCAGACAGTTTTCCCTGGACGGAAATCCCCGAGAAAAACTTTTCGAAAAAAGGGGCTGTCACTCTGAGAAAACGCAGTGCGGGATTTCATTCACGTGGCACACTGACTGGGATCATCAATCTGAAAGAGCCTGGCAAATACGAACTCCAAATTGAAGCTGCCCAAACCCCGTCTGGAACGGAAGCAGCCAAGATGGAAGTGAAGCTGAACGGTAAATTGCTAAAAACATTTCAGGTTAAAGCGAGTAGAGATGATCCCGATAAATATACACTACCCAAACCCCTTTCGCTTCCCAAAGGAAAACATACTCTCGCGATTTCATTTTTGAATGACTTTTATGATCCAAAAGGACCACCCAGGAAACGCGATCGGAATCTGTATGTGTATAATGTCAAATATCGTGGCCCCCTCGGAAAACTGCCGACCAATTTACCTGCCTTTCATACAAAAATCATCACTTGTACTCCGGGAGCCGGACGATCCGTCAGATATTGTGCAGAACGAGTCATGCGACGTTTTTCAGAGCGTGCGTTTCGTCGTCCTGTCTCGCGCGAGGAAATCAGGCCAATTGTAGAACTCGTCGAAGCCACCGTGAAATCAGGCAATACCTTTGAGCAGGGTATTCAGGTAGGCATTCAGGCAGTTCTGGTTTCACCCCACTTTCTGTTCCGTATCGAAGGTATTCGAGATCTCGCTCGTTCCCGCTCGAATCAAATTCAGAATATCTCACATTACGAAATTGCAACTCGGCTTTCCTATTTTCTGTGGAGCAGTATGCCAGATGACAAATTGTTTGAACTGGCAAAGCAAGGCCGACTGAACCAACCCCGTACATTACAGGTTCAAGTCAAGCGCATGCTGAAAGACCCCAAATCGGAAGCGTTCATCAAAAACTTTGCGGGCCAGTGGTTGAATCTGCGAAACTTGGAAGATCTCTCTCCCGATCCCAGAAAATTCCGCGTCTTCAACGGTAAGTTGAAAAACGATATGCGTCGGGAAACAGAAGAATTCTTTGCTTACATCATGCGAGAAGATCGGAGCGTGATTGAATTCATCAACGCCGACTATACTTTCATGAATGAACGACTGGCGAAGTTTTATGGTAATGACCGAGTGAAAGGCGAAGCATTTCAGAAAGTCACACTCGATAAGACAAAACGAGCAGGTTTAATCACGCAGGCGAGTATCTTGACGCTGACCTCAAACCCCGGACGGACTTCTCCTGTGAAACGGGGAAAGTGGATTATGGAGACCATTCTGGGAACGCCTCCCCCTGCTCCCCCCCCAAACGTTCCTGAACTTGAAGAATCAGCGGGTGCTAAAAAGAATGCCACATTACGGGAACAGTTGGCGTTACACCGGAAAATCCCCGGATGTGCTGCCTGCCATGACCAGATGGATCCTTTAGGACTTGGTTTTGAAAACTTTGATGCTATCGGACGGTGGCGAACCAAAGAAGGCAGAAGAAAAATCGATTCTTCCGGTCAGTTGCCAAATGGTCAGTCTTTTAAGAGTCCCATCGAATTAATTGCAATTCTGGAACAGCAGAAGCAGGGATTCTGCCGATCTTTAACGGAAAAGATGCTTACCTACGCCATAGGTCGTGGTTTAGAATACTACGACAAATGTGCCATTGATGAAATCACAACGAACTTTACCGCCAAAGGTTATCGCTTTTCGGCGCTCGTCACTGAAATTGCCCTGAGCGATCCCTTCCTGAAACGTCAAAGAGGTTCTCACGATGACTAA
- a CDS encoding DUF1552 domain-containing protein, with the protein MTNLLKRRTFLKGIGTTMALPLLEIMQPEQGLVSAAAGAGKPPVRTAFVFFPNGVIGPSWMPQAAGKGYELPKSLKPLANMKSDINVISGLAQINARALGDGAGDHARCASVYLTSEHPTKTSGADIKAGISVDQVAAQQVGHQTRLPSLELGLVRGRNAGQCDSGYSCAYSSNISWRTPSTPTSKEIVPKLAFERLFGGGAEAEKQRARHLKNRKSILDLVKNDADQLKKQLGKNDQRKIDEYFSSVREIELRIERSADQEKIKPPEMKLPDGIPSELQEHIRLMYDLLVLAFQTDTTRIATFMVGNAGSNRTYPMVGVNSGHHELSHHRNDEKKIADIQKIDEYLVSQFGYFLNRLKSTPDGTSNLLDNSMICYGSAIGDGNRHSHHDLPIILAGKGGGTIKTGFHHKVATETPLSNLFVSMLDRMGAPVDSFGDSTGRLTVIDT; encoded by the coding sequence ATGACTAATCTTCTGAAACGTCGCACATTTCTTAAAGGCATTGGAACCACGATGGCTCTGCCATTGCTGGAGATCATGCAACCCGAGCAAGGTCTTGTCTCGGCAGCAGCGGGCGCTGGGAAACCACCCGTACGAACTGCCTTCGTCTTTTTCCCCAACGGTGTGATCGGCCCGTCCTGGATGCCGCAAGCTGCCGGAAAAGGATATGAATTACCCAAGAGCTTAAAGCCACTGGCGAACATGAAATCAGACATTAATGTGATTTCAGGATTGGCACAAATTAACGCTCGTGCCCTGGGTGATGGCGCGGGGGACCATGCCCGTTGTGCTTCCGTCTATTTGACAAGCGAGCACCCCACCAAAACCAGTGGTGCTGATATTAAAGCCGGCATCTCTGTTGATCAGGTTGCTGCGCAACAGGTGGGACATCAGACGCGACTTCCTTCTTTAGAACTCGGACTAGTGAGAGGACGTAATGCGGGGCAATGTGATTCGGGTTACAGTTGTGCTTACTCGTCTAACATATCCTGGCGGACTCCTTCCACTCCGACATCCAAAGAGATTGTTCCCAAACTGGCTTTTGAACGATTGTTTGGGGGAGGCGCTGAAGCTGAAAAACAGCGCGCTCGTCATCTGAAAAATCGTAAAAGTATTTTAGACCTGGTCAAGAATGATGCCGATCAACTGAAAAAACAACTCGGTAAGAATGACCAGAGAAAAATTGACGAATACTTTTCCAGTGTACGTGAAATCGAATTACGGATTGAACGCAGCGCTGATCAGGAAAAAATCAAACCGCCGGAAATGAAACTACCTGATGGCATTCCCAGTGAGCTACAGGAACATATTCGCCTGATGTATGACTTGCTTGTGCTGGCCTTCCAAACGGACACCACACGTATCGCGACCTTCATGGTCGGTAATGCGGGCAGCAACCGAACCTATCCCATGGTAGGCGTGAATTCAGGACATCACGAGCTTTCTCACCATCGGAATGATGAAAAGAAAATCGCAGATATTCAGAAGATTGATGAATACCTTGTGTCACAGTTTGGGTATTTCCTGAACCGACTCAAGTCCACCCCCGATGGAACGAGCAACCTGCTGGATAATTCCATGATCTGTTATGGAAGTGCCATTGGTGACGGGAATCGTCATAGTCATCACGACTTGCCGATCATCCTCGCCGGTAAAGGTGGTGGTACGATCAAAACCGGTTTCCACCATAAAGTAGCCACGGAAACCCCGTTGAGTAATCTGTTTGTCTCCATGCTTGATCGTATGGGAGCCCCTGTAGATTCGTTTGGAGACAGCACCGGTCGGCTGACAGTCATTGATACTTAA
- the hisB gene encoding imidazoleglycerol-phosphate dehydratase HisB, whose translation MSRKASIKRETAETQIELTLELDGSGKSDIQTGVGFFDHMLTLLARHALFDLTIKAEGDLDVDYHHTVEDVGICLGKTLVEALGDKQGITRYGSLTLPMEETLVTTALDLSGRSWFVYQVDFPTEKIGLFDTELVREFWQAFSSNGLLNLHQVLHHGANSHHIAEGLFKGTARALRQAVAVDPRQQGIPSSKGVL comes from the coding sequence ATGAGTCGCAAAGCATCTATCAAACGCGAAACCGCCGAAACCCAGATTGAATTGACTTTGGAGTTAGATGGTAGTGGAAAGTCAGACATACAAACAGGCGTCGGTTTCTTTGATCACATGCTGACTTTGTTGGCCCGGCATGCACTCTTTGATTTAACCATTAAGGCTGAAGGCGACTTGGATGTCGATTACCATCATACAGTAGAGGATGTCGGCATCTGTCTGGGTAAAACTTTGGTTGAGGCGTTGGGTGACAAGCAGGGAATTACCCGCTACGGTTCATTGACTCTACCAATGGAAGAAACACTGGTAACGACTGCCCTTGATCTAAGTGGTCGCTCATGGTTTGTCTATCAAGTCGATTTTCCTACCGAAAAAATTGGATTGTTTGATACGGAATTGGTTCGCGAATTCTGGCAGGCATTTTCTTCTAATGGTTTACTCAACCTACACCAGGTATTGCATCATGGCGCGAACAGCCACCACATTGCCGAGGGACTTTTCAAAGGAACTGCGCGTGCATTACGACAGGCAGTGGCAGTTGATCCTCGCCAACAGGGTATCCCATCTTCTAAGGGTGTTCTGTAA
- the hisC gene encoding histidinol-phosphate transaminase translates to MSLFRSQVQQMAGYTPGEQPQEPGWVKLNTNENAYPPSPLVLEAVQQVLTGRLNVYPDPLATEFREVASELFHVDPDWILPGNGSDEILTILMRTFVDPNEIVSAPYPSYTLYETLAEIQGAQFQNIQLNSNWSWPANASEKAAKSKILFVPNPNAPSGNRWQDSEILDLIPPQGVLVLDEAYGDFCDMPHQCELLNSNLGDKIVVTRTLSKSYSLAGIRFGFAVAHPDLIKGMRKVKDSYNCNTLSLAAATAALKDQKWMQANTDQIRSSRNHFVTELRSLGFETVESQTNFVWCTHPDGEHERRYQELKQRKILVRYMKFPLQEGTRDGLRITVGTNDELQQVIDALRKIG, encoded by the coding sequence ATGAGTCTGTTTCGTTCCCAAGTTCAACAGATGGCAGGTTACACTCCGGGAGAGCAGCCTCAGGAGCCAGGTTGGGTCAAACTCAACACAAACGAAAATGCCTACCCGCCTTCACCACTTGTCCTGGAAGCAGTACAACAGGTTCTCACTGGTCGTTTGAATGTGTATCCCGATCCACTTGCAACGGAATTTCGAGAAGTTGCCTCTGAACTGTTTCACGTCGATCCCGACTGGATTCTTCCCGGCAACGGCAGTGATGAAATTTTAACCATCCTGATGCGAACTTTTGTCGATCCCAATGAAATCGTGTCGGCACCTTATCCCAGCTACACCCTTTATGAAACGTTGGCCGAGATTCAAGGAGCCCAGTTTCAAAACATTCAACTCAATTCGAATTGGAGCTGGCCTGCCAATGCAAGTGAAAAGGCAGCAAAGAGTAAAATTCTATTTGTGCCTAATCCTAATGCTCCATCCGGAAATCGCTGGCAAGATTCTGAGATTCTAGATTTAATCCCTCCGCAGGGAGTTCTTGTACTGGATGAAGCCTACGGTGATTTTTGTGACATGCCACATCAGTGTGAGTTATTGAACTCAAATTTGGGAGACAAAATCGTTGTCACCCGCACTTTAAGTAAATCTTATAGTCTGGCGGGGATACGATTTGGGTTTGCTGTGGCCCATCCCGATCTGATTAAAGGCATGAGAAAAGTGAAAGACAGTTATAACTGTAATACACTTTCCCTGGCTGCCGCGACGGCTGCCCTCAAAGATCAGAAGTGGATGCAGGCCAACACGGATCAAATTCGTTCCTCACGCAATCACTTTGTAACTGAACTCAGAAGCCTCGGTTTTGAAACCGTAGAAAGCCAAACCAACTTTGTCTGGTGTACTCATCCAGACGGAGAACATGAGCGTCGCTATCAGGAATTAAAGCAGCGCAAAATATTGGTGCGTTATATGAAGTTTCCACTACAAGAAGGGACTCGGGACGGGCTGAGAATTACTGTGGGCACCAATGATGAGTTACAGCAGGTGATAGACGCCTTGCGGAAAATCGGCTGA
- the ychF gene encoding redox-regulated ATPase YchF, which yields MEAGIVGLPNVGKSTLFNALTAAGIASENYPFCTIEPNVGIVNVPDPRLDIIHGFISTDKVIPAILRLVDIAGIVRGASEGEGLGNKFLSHIRNVDAILHVVRCFEDSDVIHVEGKVDPISDIETIDMELMLADLQTVESAKEKATKTARSGNAEAKSRLVVLEECSARLENDQPIRGLEFDDPEQQKILKGYQFLTAKPVLYLANVDEDDVNGEGALVQQVRERAAKEGGDVVPVCGRLESEIAELDEADRKEMLESVGLQEPALAVVARAAYHTLGLQSYFTAGVKEIRAWTIPIGATGPQAAGVIHSDFERGFIRAEIFSVADLEEYESEKAIREAGKLRVEGKEYVMQDGDICHFLFNV from the coding sequence ATGGAAGCTGGTATTGTTGGCCTGCCAAATGTAGGTAAATCGACTTTATTTAATGCGTTAACTGCTGCGGGAATCGCAAGCGAAAATTATCCCTTCTGTACGATTGAACCCAATGTGGGGATTGTCAACGTACCAGATCCCCGCCTGGACATTATCCATGGCTTTATTTCCACCGATAAAGTCATTCCCGCGATTTTAAGGCTGGTAGATATTGCTGGTATTGTACGTGGTGCTTCGGAAGGAGAGGGTCTGGGGAATAAATTCCTCTCACATATTCGAAATGTCGATGCGATTTTGCACGTCGTTCGCTGTTTTGAGGATAGTGACGTCATTCATGTAGAAGGCAAAGTCGATCCGATCAGTGATATTGAAACCATCGATATGGAATTGATGTTGGCAGATCTACAGACAGTCGAATCTGCCAAAGAAAAAGCAACAAAAACAGCGCGTTCGGGGAATGCAGAAGCGAAGTCGCGGTTGGTTGTTTTGGAAGAATGCTCCGCTCGGCTAGAGAACGATCAGCCGATTCGTGGCCTGGAATTCGATGATCCGGAACAACAGAAAATCTTAAAAGGGTATCAATTTTTAACGGCCAAGCCGGTCTTGTATCTAGCAAATGTCGATGAAGATGATGTCAATGGCGAAGGAGCATTGGTACAACAGGTTCGCGAACGAGCTGCGAAAGAGGGAGGCGATGTCGTTCCCGTCTGTGGTCGTCTGGAATCGGAAATCGCAGAACTGGATGAAGCAGATCGAAAGGAGATGCTCGAAAGCGTGGGGTTGCAGGAACCAGCATTGGCCGTTGTAGCTCGAGCTGCTTACCACACACTAGGATTGCAAAGTTATTTTACCGCGGGTGTCAAAGAGATTCGCGCCTGGACGATTCCCATTGGTGCAACCGGCCCTCAAGCCGCGGGAGTGATTCATTCCGATTTCGAACGAGGGTTTATTCGTGCAGAAATCTTCTCCGTAGCTGATCTCGAAGAGTATGAGTCTGAGAAAGCGATCCGAGAAGCCGGTAAACTCAGGGTGGAAGGAAAAGAGTATGTAATGCAGGATGGTGATATCTGTCATTTCTTGTTTAACGTTTAA